The Peribacillus sp. FSL E2-0218 genome contains a region encoding:
- the rpsN gene encoding 30S ribosomal protein S14, with product MAKKSKVVKAQKQLALVEKYAERRRELKEKGDYAALAKLPRDSSPTRIHNRCGVTGRPRGYMRKFNMSRIAFRELAHKGHVPGVKKSSW from the coding sequence ATGGCGAAAAAATCGAAGGTAGTGAAAGCACAAAAACAGTTGGCACTGGTTGAAAAGTATGCGGAGCGCAGGCGGGAATTGAAAGAAAAAGGGGACTATGCAGCATTGGCCAAACTCCCCCGGGATTCCTCCCCGACAAGGATCCATAATCGCTGCGGAGTAACGGGAAGGCCCCGTGGATATATGCGCAAATTCAACATGTCACGAATCGCTTTTCGCGAGCTTGCCCATAAGGGGCATGTACCGGGTGTCAAAAAGTCAAGCTGGTAA
- a CDS encoding helix-turn-helix domain-containing protein, producing MQDIIEKLQSLGFSQYEAKAYVSLVRQGPASAYQVSKESGIPRARIYEILNGLQEEGVVIKEEINDSIQYSPLPVDVFLESVRSRWDNTYQSISDTLKQFEKIGPVSDNRVMTLKGEEHILSFCRTLIQKAEKRVVVSLWSNMYEKLAPELKEAAEHCTLKGIAFQVESPLSGIEIHRQTSYVDNIGENEWFILSIDGTETIYGPASETRETAFYTDDPIHINFLENYIWHDILVNRLVKKDEADVDEWISRERNQFFSL from the coding sequence ATGCAAGATATCATTGAAAAACTTCAGTCTCTCGGATTCAGCCAATATGAAGCTAAGGCCTATGTTTCTTTAGTTCGTCAGGGCCCAGCAAGCGCCTATCAAGTTAGCAAGGAATCGGGTATTCCGAGGGCGCGTATCTATGAAATTCTCAATGGGCTCCAGGAAGAGGGCGTCGTAATCAAAGAGGAAATCAATGACTCGATCCAATATTCCCCGCTGCCGGTCGATGTGTTCTTGGAATCCGTCCGATCGAGGTGGGACAACACCTACCAATCCATCAGCGATACACTAAAGCAATTCGAGAAGATCGGACCCGTGTCCGACAATCGGGTAATGACTCTCAAAGGAGAAGAACATATCCTATCGTTTTGCCGCACCTTAATTCAAAAAGCCGAGAAAAGGGTCGTCGTTTCCTTATGGAGCAACATGTACGAAAAACTCGCGCCGGAGCTTAAAGAAGCAGCTGAACATTGCACACTTAAGGGAATCGCCTTTCAGGTTGAAAGCCCGTTATCAGGGATAGAAATTCATCGCCAAACGAGTTATGTGGACAATATTGGCGAAAACGAATGGTTCATCTTATCGATCGATGGTACGGAGACGATTTACGGTCCTGCATCGGAAACGAGGGAAACGGCGTTTTACACGGATGATCCGATCCATATCAATTTTCTCGAAAATTACATTTGGCATGATATTCTCGTTAACCGGCTGGTTAAAAAGGATGAAGCGGATGTAGATGAATGGATATCGAGGGAAAGAAATCAGTTTTTCTCCCTGTAG
- the rpmG gene encoding 50S ribosomal protein L33 codes for MRVNITLACTETGDRNYITTKNKRNHPDRIELKKYCPRLKKHTIHRETK; via the coding sequence ATGAGAGTGAATATTACTTTAGCATGCACGGAAACAGGGGACCGTAACTATATTACAACGAAGAATAAGCGGAATCATCCGGATCGAATCGAATTGAAGAAATATTGTCCACGCTTAAAGAAACATACGATCCATCGGGAAACGAAATGA
- a CDS encoding acryloyl-CoA reductase has translation MTQRFEALVVNKQGDQFTVNIQQLSLDDLPQGEVLIRVHYSGVNYKDSLASIPNGNIVSTYPISPGIDMAGVVVSSEDSRFQEGDEVIATSYGIGVSQSGGYSQYARVPADWIVPLPDGLSLKEAMIIGTAGFTAALSVLRLEENNLAPDQGSVLVTGATGGVGSFAVSILSKLGYSVEASTGKESEHGYLKEIGATTIVARKEVYDGNLRTLGKQKWSGAVDPVGGEPLASVLSQIKYGGSVAVSGLTAGTNLPATVFPFILRGVNLLGIDSVNCPMETRLKVWHRLATDFKFDHLEQLIQQEITLKELPDVLPTLLKGEARGRTIVKL, from the coding sequence ATGACACAACGATTCGAAGCATTAGTCGTAAACAAGCAAGGAGATCAGTTTACCGTAAATATCCAGCAACTATCACTTGATGACCTGCCGCAAGGCGAAGTGCTCATCCGTGTCCATTATTCTGGGGTCAACTATAAAGATAGCCTAGCCAGCATTCCGAACGGAAACATTGTCAGCACGTATCCGATCAGCCCAGGAATTGATATGGCAGGGGTCGTCGTTTCATCTGAGGATTCACGATTCCAGGAAGGGGACGAGGTCATTGCCACCTCTTACGGAATCGGCGTATCCCAATCAGGCGGCTACAGCCAATATGCCCGTGTTCCTGCGGATTGGATCGTTCCGCTGCCTGATGGCCTATCATTGAAAGAAGCCATGATCATCGGAACTGCGGGATTCACTGCCGCCCTCTCGGTTCTGCGCCTAGAAGAAAATAACCTTGCCCCTGATCAAGGCAGCGTTCTTGTTACCGGTGCGACTGGGGGAGTCGGCAGCTTTGCCGTCTCGATCCTTTCCAAGCTTGGTTACTCGGTGGAAGCAAGTACAGGAAAAGAATCCGAGCATGGATATTTAAAGGAAATCGGGGCGACGACGATTGTAGCTCGTAAAGAGGTCTACGACGGCAACCTGCGCACCCTTGGCAAACAAAAGTGGAGCGGTGCGGTAGATCCCGTCGGCGGTGAACCTCTAGCATCTGTCCTTAGCCAAATCAAGTACGGCGGATCTGTAGCGGTCAGCGGATTGACGGCTGGCACCAACCTCCCGGCCACTGTCTTTCCTTTCATCCTAAGAGGTGTTAATTTACTAGGAATCGACTCGGTCAATTGCCCGATGGAAACAAGATTGAAAGTCTGGCATCGACTTGCGACCGACTTTAAATTCGATCACCTGGAACAGCTCATTCAGCAAGAAATCACCCTTAAAGAATTGCCTGACGTTCTCCCGACCCTCTTAAAAGGCGAAGCAAGAGGCAGAACGATCGTAAAACTATAA
- a CDS encoding peptidylprolyl isomerase, whose protein sequence is MAKKGYILMGNGEKIEFDLFPNEAPNTVANFENLANTGFYNGVVFHRVIPGFVSQGGDPTGTGAGGSGTQIKCETAGNPHKHEAGSLSMAHAGKDTGSSQFFIVHEPQPHLNGVHTVFGKVTSGLETAKAMKNGDKMEKVEVFDAE, encoded by the coding sequence ATGGCTAAAAAAGGATACATACTAATGGGAAATGGAGAAAAGATTGAATTCGATCTTTTCCCGAACGAAGCACCAAACACAGTAGCGAACTTCGAAAACCTGGCGAACACAGGCTTTTATAATGGTGTGGTCTTTCACCGTGTCATCCCTGGTTTCGTAAGCCAAGGCGGAGATCCAACAGGTACTGGTGCAGGCGGAAGCGGCACTCAAATTAAATGTGAAACAGCTGGAAACCCTCACAAGCATGAGGCGGGCAGCTTGTCGATGGCACATGCCGGAAAAGACACAGGTTCAAGCCAATTCTTCATCGTGCATGAGCCACAGCCTCATCTTAACGGTGTTCACACTGTTTTCGGTAAAGTGACTTCCGGGCTTGAAACGGCAAAAGCCATGAAAAATGGCGACAAAATGGAAAAAGTCGAAGTTTTCGACGCTGAATGA
- a CDS encoding VOC family protein has protein sequence MPAKRIDHIGVVVRDLEKSITFYQDVLDLKLKARTPHTNGVIQLAFLGYEESEETEIELIQGYSDTLPSEATIHHFAITVDDIEKEYARIKKLNDIELIDEEIVTLPNGYRYFYIYGPEKEWIEFFQR, from the coding sequence TTGCCCGCAAAAAGAATCGATCATATTGGAGTTGTCGTAAGAGATCTTGAAAAGTCCATCACTTTTTATCAGGACGTGCTGGATTTAAAATTAAAAGCGCGTACTCCTCATACCAATGGTGTCATCCAACTGGCATTCCTGGGTTACGAGGAGTCGGAAGAAACGGAAATCGAATTGATTCAGGGGTATAGCGATACATTGCCATCTGAAGCGACGATCCATCATTTTGCCATTACCGTTGATGATATCGAAAAAGAATATGCACGAATCAAAAAACTGAATGACATCGAGCTGATCGACGAGGAAATCGTCACCCTTCCAAATGGCTACCGCTACTTCTACATATATGGACCGGAAAAAGAATGGATTGAATTTTTCCAAAGATAA
- a CDS encoding DUF4352 domain-containing protein, with amino-acid sequence MNRLIIGAFILTTFGALNTQPAFEEKAAKEKTEEMGAPLVKKDVYVPNPQLPDDRKLTQIGQDVSDAKGELTLKAFKKVNEAINVGPIEVTVKEMKVMHVTPDYSMIDFFHGYTHAEDFDIVKVKVDIKNNSDKKIKFSPVAFLETNNGEHLPWEDDIYLEELNGEMAGNGTKSGNVGFIVKKGDVTGITFMTSDAVNGEGKVLAKGKSVELEF; translated from the coding sequence ATGAACAGACTGATAATAGGTGCCTTTATATTGACCACATTCGGGGCTCTTAATACCCAACCTGCATTTGAAGAAAAGGCGGCTAAAGAAAAAACGGAGGAGATGGGCGCTCCACTGGTGAAGAAGGATGTCTATGTTCCGAATCCACAGCTGCCTGATGATAGGAAGCTAACCCAAATCGGCCAGGATGTCTCGGATGCAAAGGGCGAACTGACATTGAAGGCCTTTAAAAAAGTGAACGAAGCAATCAATGTTGGACCAATCGAGGTAACGGTCAAAGAAATGAAGGTAATGCACGTTACACCGGATTACAGCATGATTGATTTCTTTCATGGCTATACACATGCTGAGGATTTCGACATCGTAAAAGTGAAGGTTGATATCAAAAACAATAGCGATAAAAAGATCAAGTTCTCACCGGTCGCTTTTCTGGAAACCAATAACGGGGAACACCTTCCATGGGAGGATGATATCTACTTGGAGGAACTGAACGGCGAAATGGCCGGGAACGGTACGAAAAGCGGCAATGTAGGCTTCATTGTAAAAAAAGGGGATGTGACGGGAATTACCTTCATGACAAGTGATGCGGTCAATGGTGAAGGGAAGGTCCTGGCAAAGGGGAAGTCGGTTGAGTTGGAATTTTGA
- a CDS encoding glycoside hydrolase family 3 N-terminal domain-containing protein, whose translation MKGKIYMGALFFVLLSFMAIMFIQKEDHSETDKEKRMDAIAENQEKIDKMLESMTLEEKVGQLMMIGFKGTEAGREINELIEKNHIGGVIYFDRNMKSPKQVAMLSNSLQQTAKQSSLSLPLMVAVDQEGGDIIRMRESVSPLPAQQDLGQHASAEDMYKVAKLNGEELSSMGIHINFAPVLDLSETDKRSVGKDPKKVYRYGKKTIQGLNDASVTGALKHFPGNGRSEVDPHLETSSVEANQLDLENSDIYPFKRIIREMDDRSFFVMVTHIKYPAYDQEKPASLSKVIIEDLLRGKLNYGGLVITDDLEMGAVNKYFSYEEMGMEAILAGADILLVCHEYAHELEVYEGLLGAVKAGKVPMERIDQSVKRVLTYKLHALDRTRVDPDQAEKVVKSPESIKYLEILK comes from the coding sequence ATGAAAGGAAAAATATATATGGGTGCGCTTTTCTTCGTGCTCCTTTCGTTTATGGCCATCATGTTCATCCAAAAAGAAGATCATTCCGAAACCGATAAGGAGAAAAGAATGGATGCCATTGCGGAAAACCAAGAGAAAATAGACAAAATGCTTGAAAGCATGACGCTTGAAGAAAAAGTCGGTCAGCTAATGATGATCGGCTTCAAGGGTACAGAAGCGGGCCGTGAAATTAACGAGCTCATCGAAAAAAACCATATAGGAGGCGTCATTTATTTTGATCGCAATATGAAATCGCCAAAACAGGTGGCGATGTTATCCAATTCGCTTCAGCAAACGGCTAAGCAAAGTTCCCTTTCGCTTCCGCTCATGGTGGCGGTCGATCAGGAAGGCGGGGACATCATCCGGATGAGGGAAAGCGTATCGCCGCTCCCTGCACAGCAGGATCTTGGGCAGCATGCATCCGCTGAAGACATGTATAAGGTGGCAAAACTGAATGGGGAAGAACTGAGCTCGATGGGCATCCATATTAATTTCGCTCCTGTGCTTGATTTATCGGAAACCGACAAGCGTTCAGTGGGGAAAGATCCTAAAAAGGTCTATCGGTATGGCAAGAAAACGATTCAAGGCTTGAATGATGCTTCCGTGACGGGCGCCTTGAAACACTTTCCAGGCAACGGACGCAGCGAAGTCGATCCGCATCTTGAAACATCCTCCGTGGAAGCAAACCAGCTCGATCTCGAGAATTCGGATATTTATCCGTTCAAGAGGATCATAAGGGAAATGGATGATCGAAGCTTTTTCGTGATGGTGACCCACATCAAATATCCCGCCTATGATCAAGAAAAACCAGCAAGCCTTTCCAAGGTCATCATCGAAGACCTGCTGCGGGGCAAACTTAACTATGGGGGACTTGTAATTACGGACGATTTGGAAATGGGTGCCGTGAACAAGTACTTCTCCTATGAAGAGATGGGGATGGAAGCGATACTTGCCGGAGCCGATATATTGCTTGTCTGCCATGAATATGCTCATGAGCTTGAGGTTTATGAAGGCTTACTGGGAGCTGTAAAAGCGGGGAAGGTTCCTATGGAGCGGATTGATCAATCGGTCAAAAGAGTCCTGACCTATAAGCTCCACGCATTGGACCGTACGAGGGTTGACCCGGATCAGGCCGAAAAAGTGGTGAAAAGTCCTGAGAGCATAAAATATTTGGAAATCCTGAAATAG
- a CDS encoding cell wall hydrolase, giving the protein MTVVKHTDADIALLARLLRAEGEGEGDQGMLMIGNVGVNRIRSNCSDFKGLRTIPDMVYQEHAFEAVQKGYFYQRARDREKRLARRSVSGERLWPSKFSLWYFRPEGDCPPTWYNQPLVGRFKLHCFYEPTATECENIYNTY; this is encoded by the coding sequence ATGACCGTCGTTAAGCACACTGATGCCGACATTGCTCTGTTGGCGAGATTGCTCAGAGCGGAAGGTGAAGGTGAAGGCGATCAAGGGATGTTGATGATCGGGAACGTTGGAGTCAACCGGATTAGATCGAATTGCTCCGACTTCAAAGGGCTGAGGACGATTCCGGATATGGTTTATCAGGAGCATGCCTTTGAGGCTGTGCAGAAAGGGTATTTTTACCAACGGGCAAGAGATAGGGAAAAAAGGCTTGCACGTCGAAGTGTAAGCGGGGAAAGATTATGGCCCTCGAAATTTAGCCTGTGGTATTTCAGGCCAGAGGGGGATTGCCCGCCTACCTGGTATAATCAGCCTCTAGTCGGCCGCTTTAAGCTTCATTGCTTTTATGAACCAACAGCTACTGAATGTGAAAATATTTATAATACCTATTAA
- a CDS encoding DUF1292 domain-containing protein, protein MGNIREGEVFTLTDDSDEAHEVEVLGSLDVEGTEYVAVGLLEDIEQDTEEDIDIFFFRVEGEGELFDIESDEEFEKVSLAFEAAFEAKA, encoded by the coding sequence ATGGGTAACATTCGTGAAGGTGAGGTTTTCACACTTACAGATGACAGTGATGAGGCTCATGAAGTTGAGGTTTTAGGCTCATTGGATGTAGAAGGAACGGAATATGTGGCAGTCGGTTTGCTTGAAGATATTGAACAAGATACAGAGGAAGACATCGATATTTTCTTCTTCAGGGTCGAGGGCGAAGGCGAACTGTTCGATATCGAATCGGACGAAGAATTCGAAAAGGTATCTTTGGCGTTTGAAGCTGCTTTTGAAGCGAAGGCATAA
- a CDS encoding nucleotide excision repair endonuclease has protein sequence MVMINIEIPAADISIKQRKQVIEGDEAVIPEIYGFIDFHLIPRDKGGIILFYNEREELIFVGKARKLRPRVKKHFEDNVSPIKDHRNEVKKIDILIVEDPMEREIYETYMINTLRAKYNVDKVFYK, from the coding sequence ATTGTAATGATAAATATTGAAATCCCTGCAGCGGATATTAGCATTAAACAAAGAAAACAAGTGATAGAGGGAGACGAAGCAGTCATTCCTGAAATATACGGATTTATCGATTTTCATTTGATTCCCCGCGATAAAGGCGGCATCATCTTGTTTTACAATGAACGCGAGGAACTGATTTTCGTCGGTAAAGCTCGTAAGCTGAGACCAAGGGTCAAAAAGCATTTCGAGGATAATGTGTCTCCGATTAAAGACCACCGTAATGAAGTGAAGAAAATCGACATCCTTATCGTCGAGGATCCCATGGAACGCGAAATTTACGAAACCTACATGATCAATACACTTCGAGCTAAATACAACGTCGATAAAGTGTTTTATAAATGA
- a CDS encoding YpzG family protein yields MSYKDHLDPHSQKFHHNWTRPKRSKSQVNGHTEVSQTNIILRSNAKAHRW; encoded by the coding sequence ATGAGTTATAAAGATCATTTAGATCCACATTCTCAAAAGTTTCACCATAATTGGACAAGACCTAAGCGTTCGAAGTCTCAAGTTAATGGCCATACGGAAGTATCGCAAACAAACATTATCCTAAGAAGCAATGCAAAGGCTCACAGGTGGTAA
- a CDS encoding oxidoreductase — protein sequence MTDKWNGEEMADVSKQTIVITGANSGLGFETAFSLAGKGAEIILAVRNASKGERALDRIFSVYPNANIRVMQLDLSDLSSIRHFADSYKENYDSLSVLINNAGVMIPPYSKTKDGFELQFGINHLGHFALTGLLLPRILSTPSSRVVTLSSLAAINGFIDFDNLNGENGYKPMKYYGQSKLANLLFARELHHKFNQHGASSISVACHPGLSHTNLMSRGSGKPINRFVHYLSKSMTQPASMGALPTLFAATEPSLTGGEYIGPDGKKSRKGFPKKDDIIDTLYNEETSKRLWDISETMTEVNYRFTKSVMPK from the coding sequence ATGACTGATAAGTGGAATGGCGAAGAAATGGCGGATGTATCGAAGCAAACCATTGTAATTACTGGAGCCAATAGCGGACTTGGCTTTGAAACGGCTTTTTCCCTGGCCGGTAAGGGGGCAGAAATCATCCTTGCTGTCCGGAATGCTTCAAAGGGGGAAAGAGCGCTCGATAGAATCTTTTCGGTCTATCCTAACGCGAATATACGGGTCATGCAGCTGGATTTGAGCGATCTTAGCAGCATCCGGCATTTTGCTGACTCCTATAAGGAAAACTATGACTCCTTATCTGTCCTCATCAATAATGCAGGCGTGATGATCCCGCCTTACAGCAAAACGAAGGATGGCTTCGAACTGCAATTCGGTATCAACCACCTCGGTCATTTCGCTTTGACAGGACTCCTTCTTCCGCGAATACTGTCTACACCCAGCTCAAGGGTAGTCACATTGAGCAGCTTGGCCGCCATCAATGGATTCATCGACTTTGACAATCTAAATGGCGAAAACGGCTATAAACCAATGAAGTACTATGGACAGAGCAAGCTCGCCAACCTCCTATTCGCCCGCGAGCTCCACCATAAATTCAACCAGCATGGCGCAAGCTCGATTAGCGTAGCCTGTCACCCGGGGCTTTCCCATACGAACCTCATGTCACGCGGATCTGGCAAACCGATCAATCGATTCGTTCATTATCTATCGAAATCCATGACCCAGCCGGCAAGCATGGGCGCACTTCCCACCCTGTTTGCCGCAACGGAGCCTTCATTAACAGGAGGCGAATATATTGGGCCCGATGGCAAGAAAAGCAGGAAGGGCTTCCCTAAGAAAGACGATATCATCGATACTCTATATAATGAAGAAACATCGAAAAGATTATGGGACATATCGGAAACCATGACTGAGGTCAACTACCGTTTCACGAAGAGCGTTATGCCGAAATGA
- a CDS encoding HAMP domain-containing methyl-accepting chemotaxis protein: MKFSIKKKLIMSSMLISIIFGVSAFISYTSMKEMNRDYDYIIDNITEVNTNAQSIQNEATRQVSYIRGYLLYGTSEMKENVYTSNEKINQLIAQAKDISSVAATDRQLEDIQESNAAWIAENTKLIEVAAKDVNEAKKLAQEKVVPISTKLGEQTYALNESTEGVIKAKVKEAKEQSEKATDKIMIISIFAFIFAIAAGWLTANLISKPLKKLGAAANQVAEGNLMVERIELKSRDELYELNQSFEKMTKHLRDTLTAISANAGMVAASAEQLSSSVNQSSIAAETVATSIQEISGASEETTKQLEGSLGTLNEVVQGIVRISDSTSSVAELSRESAMQAEEGSHFVEENLNQMRFIHESVNQSNQVIGSLSDRSHEIGKIIEVITGIAGQTNLLALNAAIEAARAGEHGKGFAVVAEEVRKLAEQSQTSTKLIADLINGMQNDTRDSVNIMKKVMENAEEGVKVSVETSNKFSQILDSTRSITPKIEEIKASVQQISASIDEVAQVSNDMTAHAQENAANSEEVAASTEEQLASMEEVDSSIRSLSSMAEELEDMVGKFNIK, encoded by the coding sequence ATGAAATTTTCCATCAAGAAAAAATTGATCATGAGCTCTATGCTCATCTCTATCATATTTGGGGTTTCTGCATTCATTTCTTACACCAGCATGAAAGAAATGAATAGGGATTATGATTATATCATCGATAATATAACGGAAGTGAACACCAACGCACAAAGTATCCAGAACGAGGCCACTCGCCAGGTTTCTTACATAAGGGGATATCTCTTATACGGCACCTCCGAGATGAAAGAAAATGTGTACACTTCCAATGAAAAAATCAATCAGTTAATAGCGCAGGCAAAGGATATTTCGTCGGTGGCAGCAACGGATCGACAGCTGGAGGACATTCAGGAATCGAATGCAGCCTGGATAGCGGAGAACACAAAGCTCATCGAGGTTGCCGCTAAAGACGTAAATGAAGCAAAAAAGCTGGCCCAGGAAAAAGTGGTGCCGATCAGTACGAAATTGGGTGAACAAACCTATGCATTAAATGAATCAACCGAAGGCGTCATCAAGGCGAAGGTGAAAGAGGCGAAAGAGCAATCCGAGAAGGCGACGGACAAAATCATGATCATCAGCATATTTGCTTTTATCTTTGCGATTGCAGCTGGATGGCTGACAGCCAATCTGATTTCCAAGCCGCTTAAAAAGCTGGGGGCTGCTGCCAACCAGGTAGCGGAGGGCAATTTGATGGTCGAGAGAATAGAGTTGAAGAGCAGGGATGAATTATATGAGTTAAATCAATCCTTTGAAAAAATGACCAAGCATCTTCGCGATACACTTACGGCAATTTCAGCCAATGCCGGAATGGTAGCCGCTTCTGCCGAACAATTAAGTTCAAGTGTTAATCAATCGAGCATTGCCGCTGAAACGGTGGCCACATCGATTCAGGAAATTTCGGGGGCATCCGAGGAGACGACAAAACAGCTTGAAGGCAGTCTTGGAACGTTGAATGAAGTTGTCCAGGGAATCGTTCGGATATCGGACAGTACCTCCAGTGTAGCTGAATTATCAAGGGAATCTGCTATGCAAGCTGAAGAGGGCAGTCATTTTGTTGAGGAAAACTTGAATCAAATGCGATTCATCCATGAATCCGTCAATCAATCGAATCAGGTGATCGGCTCCTTGTCCGATCGATCTCATGAAATCGGAAAAATCATCGAGGTCATCACCGGAATTGCGGGACAGACGAATTTGCTGGCACTCAATGCAGCCATTGAAGCTGCTCGTGCTGGGGAACATGGTAAAGGCTTTGCCGTTGTGGCAGAGGAAGTGAGGAAATTGGCTGAGCAATCCCAAACCTCAACTAAGCTGATTGCCGATTTGATTAACGGCATGCAAAACGACACGAGAGATTCAGTGAACATAATGAAAAAAGTGATGGAAAATGCCGAGGAGGGTGTGAAGGTATCTGTCGAGACTTCCAATAAATTCTCGCAAATCCTGGACAGTACGAGAAGCATTACACCTAAAATCGAGGAAATCAAGGCCAGTGTCCAACAAATTTCTGCAAGCATAGATGAAGTGGCACAGGTTTCCAATGATATGACGGCGCACGCCCAGGAAAATGCCGCCAACTCAGAAGAAGTAGCGGCATCGACAGAAGAACAGCTGGCATCCATGGAGGAAGTCGATTCCTCCATCCGTTCGCTTTCATCCATGGCTGAAGAGCTTGAGGATATGGTCGGGAAATTCAATATCAAATAA
- a CDS encoding TSUP family transporter: protein MEDIQISTLLLLMFFGFLAAFIDSVVGGGGLISIPALLFSGLSPAAAIATNKLASSMGSLTSTIAFIRSGKVDFRLVSKLFPLIFIGSLLGAWVVNFVSSDLLKPLILLLLIAIAIYTFLKKDWGQKSTYTKLTLQKAALFVVAIFVIGFYDGFLGAGTGSFILFAFLMIGFDFLHSAGNAKFLNFGSNLAALIMFIFLDAVNFSYGIPMGISMVAGALAGSKFALKKGVAYVRVLFIAVTVILIIKNVVDYLMGD from the coding sequence ATGGAAGATATACAAATTTCCACACTTTTACTGCTAATGTTTTTCGGTTTTCTTGCCGCATTCATTGATTCTGTAGTTGGCGGCGGTGGCCTGATTTCCATTCCTGCCTTATTATTTTCAGGACTCTCCCCCGCTGCTGCGATTGCAACGAATAAGCTAGCAAGCTCCATGGGATCTTTAACGAGCACCATTGCCTTCATCCGCTCGGGAAAGGTCGATTTCCGATTGGTTTCCAAGCTCTTCCCCCTTATTTTCATAGGCTCGCTTTTAGGGGCATGGGTGGTTAACTTTGTTTCATCGGATTTGCTGAAGCCGCTGATCTTGCTTCTGTTGATCGCAATCGCGATATATACCTTTTTAAAAAAGGACTGGGGACAGAAATCCACCTACACCAAGCTCACGCTGCAAAAGGCAGCATTATTCGTTGTCGCTATATTCGTTATTGGCTTTTATGATGGGTTTTTAGGGGCTGGGACGGGATCGTTCATTTTATTTGCCTTTTTGATGATCGGCTTTGATTTTTTGCATTCGGCCGGGAATGCGAAATTTTTAAACTTCGGCAGTAATCTGGCGGCATTGATCATGTTCATATTTCTGGATGCCGTCAACTTTTCATATGGGATACCGATGGGGATCTCCATGGTTGCAGGCGCATTGGCCGGCTCCAAATTCGCCCTCAAGAAAGGCGTGGCTTACGTAAGAGTGTTGTTTATCGCCGTCACCGTCATCTTGATCATAAAAAATGTAGTCGATTACTTAATGGGCGATTGA